A single Marinitoga litoralis DNA region contains:
- the nadA gene encoding quinolinate synthase NadA: MIKENAIERELIEKIKELKEKKGYTILGHNYVISELQDLSDITGDSLQLARLATEIENNKILFLGVDFMAETLKILNPSKKIIVPTKASTCPMANSLTPEIIKSFKEKYPNAPVVLYVNSTAECKALADYTCTSANAVEIVSNIDSDIILFGPDKNLGSYVAEKTGKKIIPIPGETGYCYVHNRFSVEDVKKAKEKYPNAKIIVHPESPKEVRDLCEYIGSTGQMMKFPKEDETEEFIIGTEIGMINKLSKTFKDKKFYPLKELGICNNMKKNNLKNVYEALLNEENEIDLPEEIIEKAKIPIMNMFKLMEG; encoded by the coding sequence ATGATAAAAGAAAATGCTATTGAAAGGGAATTAATTGAAAAAATAAAAGAATTAAAAGAAAAAAAAGGATATACAATATTAGGTCATAATTATGTAATTTCTGAATTACAGGATTTATCAGATATAACAGGAGATTCATTACAATTAGCAAGATTAGCTACAGAAATAGAAAATAATAAAATTCTATTTCTTGGTGTAGATTTTATGGCAGAAACATTAAAAATATTAAATCCATCAAAGAAAATAATAGTTCCAACAAAGGCTTCAACATGTCCTATGGCTAATTCTTTAACACCAGAAATAATAAAATCTTTTAAGGAAAAATACCCAAATGCACCAGTGGTATTGTATGTTAATAGTACTGCAGAGTGTAAAGCATTGGCAGATTATACATGTACATCAGCAAATGCTGTAGAAATTGTAAGTAATATAGATTCTGATATTATATTATTTGGTCCAGATAAAAATTTAGGTTCATATGTAGCTGAAAAAACAGGAAAGAAAATAATACCAATTCCAGGTGAAACGGGATATTGCTATGTACATAATAGATTTTCTGTTGAAGATGTAAAAAAAGCAAAAGAAAAATATCCAAATGCTAAAATTATTGTTCATCCAGAATCACCAAAAGAAGTTAGAGATTTATGTGAATATATTGGTAGTACTGGACAAATGATGAAATTTCCTAAAGAAGATGAAACAGAAGAGTTTATTATAGGAACAGAAATAGGAATGATTAATAAATTGTCTAAAACATTTAAAGATAAAAAATTTTATCCTTTAAAAGAATTAGGTATATGTAATAACATGAAAAAAAATAATTTAAAAAATGTATATGAAGCATTATTAAATGAAGAAAATGAAATTGATTTACCAGAAGAAATAATTGAAAAGGCTAAAATCCCTATAATGAATATGTTTAAATTAATGGAGGGATAA
- the nadC gene encoding carboxylating nicotinate-nucleotide diphosphorylase, whose translation MFDYEIKLLKEWIEKDNNFFDIASYELRNKKTTAEILLKNSNVVLSGIEIIQRLLNEFNIESEFYYNDGDKLDKNTIGIIKGNAYNILIVERTMLNILSLMSAISTKTYNLVSKINGKTKLAATRKVFPGLGNLEKLAVIHGGGDTHRWNLSESIMIKDNHIALYGGIENAINIVKKYKSFTKKIEIEVENEEDAILAAKNNVDIIMLDNFPSENAKKTAKKLKEKYPNIIVEVSGGINEENYLNYVDDNIDIISMGKLTTEVKYIDFSLEIKGDN comes from the coding sequence ATGTTTGATTATGAAATAAAATTATTAAAAGAATGGATAGAAAAAGATAACAATTTTTTTGATATAGCCTCATATGAATTAAGAAATAAGAAAACAACAGCAGAAATATTATTAAAAAATTCAAATGTTGTTTTATCAGGAATAGAAATAATACAAAGACTATTAAATGAGTTTAATATAGAATCAGAATTTTATTATAATGATGGAGATAAATTAGATAAAAATACAATTGGAATAATTAAAGGAAATGCATATAATATATTGATTGTAGAAAGAACAATGCTTAATATATTATCTTTAATGAGCGCGATATCGACTAAAACATATAATCTTGTTAGTAAAATAAATGGTAAAACAAAACTTGCAGCAACGAGAAAAGTATTTCCAGGGTTAGGTAATTTAGAAAAATTAGCAGTAATTCATGGTGGTGGAGATACGCATAGATGGAATTTATCAGAAAGTATAATGATAAAAGATAATCATATAGCATTATATGGTGGTATTGAAAATGCAATAAATATTGTGAAAAAATATAAATCATTTACCAAAAAAATAGAAATTGAAGTGGAAAATGAAGAAGATGCAATTTTAGCAGCAAAAAATAATGTTGATATTATAATGTTAGATAATTTTCCATCAGAAAATGCTAAAAAAACAGCAAAAAAACTAAAAGAAAAATATCCAAATATAATTGTTGAGGTTTCTGGTGGCATTAATGAAGAAAATTATTTAAATTATGTGGATGATAATATTGATATAATTTCTATGGGAAAGTTAACGACAGAAGTAAAATATATAGATTTTTCATTGGAAATAAAAGGTGATAACTGA